One Helianthus annuus cultivar XRQ/B chromosome 12, HanXRQr2.0-SUNRISE, whole genome shotgun sequence genomic region harbors:
- the LOC110894725 gene encoding phospholipase D zeta 1-like codes for MCGWWLCLDLYLRRPFHTNASSCLDSLLEAKAKQGIQIYILMYKELALALKINSFYSKKKLAALHENIRVLRHPDHFSSGVYLWSHHEKLVSPAGGLAFHFLLKNQNMNL; via the exons ATGTGCGGGTGGTGGTTGTGCCTGGATCTTTATTTGCGGCGCCCTTTTCATACTAATGCGTCTTCTTGCCTTGATAGTTTACTGGAGGCAAAAGCCAAGCAAGGGATTCAG ATTTATATCCTGATGTACAAAGAGCTTGCTCTTGCTCTGAAAATTAATAGTTTTTATAGTAAGAAAAAGCTTGCTGCACTTCACGAGAACATAAGAGTTCTACGTCATCCGGATCATTTCTCTAGTGGTGTCTATCTATG GTCTCATCATGAGAAACTGGTCAGCCCAGCAGGCGGCCTCGCGTtccattttcttttaaaaaatcaaaatatGAACCTCTAG